A portion of the Sulfuricurvum kujiense DSM 16994 genome contains these proteins:
- the atpD gene encoding F0F1 ATP synthase subunit beta, translating to MIGKIAQVIGPVVDVDFEGYLPTVNEAIEVNVSVEGNTTRLVLEVASHLGNGRVRTIAMDMSEGLVRGMAAKATGAPIKVPVGEKVLGRIFNVIGETIDGGDQITDCDTWSIHRDPPPLVDQSTKTEMFETGIKVVDLLAPYGKGGKVGLFGGAGVGKTVIIMELINNVAQGHSGLSVFAGVGERTREGNDLYHEMKESSVLDKVALCYGQMSEPPGARNRIALTGLTMAEYFRDEKGLDVLMFIDNIFRFAQSGSEMSALLGRIPSAVGYQPTLAREMGALQDRITSTKKGSITSVQAVYVPADDLTDPAPASVFAHLDATTVLNRKIAEKGIYPAVDPLDSTSRLLDPQIIGEEHYNVARGVQKTLQKYKDLQDIIAILGMDELSEDDKATVERARKIEKFLSQPFHVAEVFTGAPGKYVKLEDTIKGFKGILEGEFDHMPEGAFYMVGNMNEAIEKAEKMKSK from the coding sequence ATGATTGGTAAAATTGCTCAAGTAATTGGTCCGGTTGTTGACGTTGATTTTGAAGGTTATTTGCCTACAGTCAATGAAGCAATCGAAGTAAATGTAAGTGTTGAAGGGAATACGACTCGTCTTGTTCTTGAAGTAGCATCTCACCTTGGAAACGGTCGTGTACGTACGATCGCTATGGATATGTCAGAAGGTCTTGTTCGCGGTATGGCTGCGAAAGCAACTGGCGCTCCGATTAAAGTTCCGGTTGGTGAAAAAGTTCTCGGACGTATCTTCAACGTTATCGGTGAAACTATCGACGGCGGAGATCAAATCACTGATTGTGATACATGGTCTATCCACCGTGATCCTCCACCGCTTGTTGATCAAAGCACAAAAACTGAGATGTTCGAAACGGGTATCAAAGTTGTCGACCTTTTGGCTCCATACGGAAAAGGTGGTAAAGTCGGTCTATTCGGTGGTGCTGGTGTAGGTAAAACCGTTATTATCATGGAATTGATCAACAACGTTGCTCAAGGACACAGCGGTCTTTCTGTTTTCGCCGGTGTCGGTGAGCGTACTCGTGAGGGGAATGACCTTTACCACGAGATGAAAGAATCAAGCGTTTTGGACAAAGTAGCACTGTGCTACGGTCAAATGTCTGAACCGCCGGGAGCACGTAACCGTATCGCTCTTACCGGTCTTACCATGGCGGAGTATTTCCGTGATGAGAAAGGGCTTGACGTATTGATGTTCATCGACAACATCTTCCGTTTTGCACAATCAGGTTCTGAGATGTCAGCACTTCTTGGACGTATCCCGTCAGCCGTTGGTTATCAACCGACATTGGCTCGTGAAATGGGTGCTCTTCAAGACCGTATTACATCAACCAAAAAAGGTTCAATCACTTCGGTTCAAGCGGTATACGTACCAGCGGATGACTTGACTGACCCGGCTCCTGCATCAGTATTTGCTCACTTGGATGCGACTACGGTTCTTAACCGTAAAATCGCTGAAAAAGGGATCTATCCTGCGGTTGACCCATTGGATTCAACTTCTCGCTTGCTTGATCCGCAAATCATCGGCGAAGAGCACTACAATGTTGCTCGCGGTGTTCAAAAAACACTTCAAAAATACAAAGATTTGCAAGATATCATTGCGATTCTCGGTATGGATGAACTTTCAGAAGATGACAAAGCAACGGTTGAACGTGCACGTAAAATCGAGAAATTCCTTTCTCAGCCTTTCCACGTTGCAGAAGTATTCACCGGAGCTCCTGGTAAATATGTTAAACTTGAAGACACTATCAAAGGATTCAAAGGTATCCTTGAAGGTGAATTCGACCACATGCCAGAAGGTGCCTTCTACATGGTCGGTAATATGAACGAGGCGATTGAGAAAGCTGAAAAAATGAAAAGCAAGTAA
- the atpC gene encoding ATP synthase F1 subunit epsilon, whose amino-acid sequence METLQLEVLTPSGSIFNGPAKSVTLPGEEGEFGVLPEHVALTTLLQAGVVDIQKENGKTESIVVNWGVVQITQNKVVVLVDGAVAIRGESEGEIAKALDEAKSLINSIADSNAMIASVSARIDTAAHHI is encoded by the coding sequence ATGGAAACACTCCAATTAGAAGTGCTAACGCCAAGCGGATCTATCTTTAACGGTCCGGCTAAAAGCGTCACCCTTCCGGGGGAAGAGGGAGAATTCGGTGTTCTCCCTGAACACGTTGCTCTAACAACATTGCTCCAAGCCGGAGTTGTTGATATACAAAAAGAGAACGGTAAAACCGAGTCAATCGTTGTGAATTGGGGTGTTGTACAAATTACCCAAAACAAAGTGGTTGTCTTGGTTGACGGTGCCGTTGCAATCCGCGGAGAGAGCGAAGGCGAAATCGCAAAAGCTCTTGATGAAGCGAAATCATTGATTAACAGCATTGCAGATTCGAATGCAATGATCGCTTCAGTTTCAGCACGTATCGATACTGCGGCGCACCATATTTAA
- a CDS encoding MotA/TolQ/ExbB proton channel family protein, producing the protein MFQTFADYYDKSHPVTLFVLLVLSIYFIAVNWTFFYRLFSLNQWISTENQSLESLLLGSQKIPDFAYLSHFTKSSSRLSTSLFDMASYAATKEATKGLMFLSVVASTTPFIGLFGTVVSILSTFDHIGQASGTMSIIASGVSDALVATASGIFVAIFAYTYHQILKRKAFELSGLIRMQGDALLSKEA; encoded by the coding sequence ATGTTTCAAACATTTGCTGATTATTATGACAAAAGCCATCCGGTAACACTTTTTGTGTTACTGGTCCTCTCTATTTATTTCATTGCGGTCAATTGGACTTTTTTTTACCGTCTATTTTCTTTGAATCAATGGATATCTACTGAAAACCAATCACTTGAATCATTATTGCTCGGTTCGCAAAAGATTCCCGATTTTGCCTATTTAAGCCATTTTACGAAATCATCATCACGTCTTTCTACTTCTTTATTCGATATGGCTTCGTATGCCGCTACGAAAGAAGCGACGAAAGGGCTGATGTTTCTCTCCGTTGTCGCTTCAACAACCCCTTTTATCGGCTTATTCGGCACCGTCGTTTCAATTTTGAGCACGTTTGACCACATCGGTCAAGCAAGCGGTACGATGAGCATAATTGCTTCGGGTGTATCGGACGCCCTTGTCGCAACCGCATCCGGTATTTTTGTCGCTATTTTTGCCTATACCTATCATCAAATTCTAAAGCGAAAAGCTTTTGAGTTATCCGGATTGATCCGTATGCAAGGTGATGCACTCCTCTCTAAAGAAGCATAA
- a CDS encoding ExbD/TolR family protein: MFDWDEKPELNITPLVDVMLVLLAILMVISPNIVYEELIRLPKGSAQKEITKKESIEISISENRKIKIGKEQFQVETFADDFIRLAPSYKADSTVRISADGRLNYSDVMNVLAVVKKAGFQNVSLVTAQ, from the coding sequence GTGTTTGATTGGGATGAAAAACCGGAATTGAACATTACGCCGCTTGTCGACGTAATGTTGGTTTTATTGGCCATATTAATGGTAATTTCGCCGAATATTGTCTATGAAGAGTTGATTCGCCTCCCAAAAGGGTCTGCACAAAAAGAGATAACCAAAAAAGAGTCGATAGAGATTTCAATCTCAGAGAATCGTAAAATAAAAATTGGGAAAGAGCAGTTTCAGGTCGAGACATTTGCGGATGATTTTATCCGTCTTGCACCTTCTTATAAAGCAGATTCCACCGTACGTATAAGTGCTGACGGCCGTTTGAATTACAGTGATGTCATGAATGTTTTAGCCGTAGTTAAAAAAGCCGGTTTTCAAAATGTTTCTCTTGTTACCGCTCAATAA
- a CDS encoding TonB C-terminal domain-containing protein, with protein sequence MDMHQERYFYLSGLISISLFVTMLFFTVYSVILSPKIQQFAMTKSDVINVSIAVSDTKENVQTSPEPASVPVAPEQTQKEEEPAAQPEPVPEISDLFSEIKPQKVAKEDNKRQEQLNKIENEILTKRETPRYSEKVSNVQLAKPSIKMVVPGGSSGPLVNEYHAKIQGLVYTYFHPPSGTAGEVARVRMNISASGKLTGYKVLRYSGNISFNGEVDWLKDRLSAIRFPEHPEGKDTVLEFILTAKE encoded by the coding sequence ATGGATATGCATCAGGAACGCTATTTTTATCTCAGCGGATTGATTTCGATTTCTCTTTTTGTCACCATGCTTTTTTTTACGGTGTACAGCGTGATCCTATCTCCAAAAATTCAACAGTTTGCTATGACCAAAAGTGACGTGATTAATGTCTCTATTGCTGTTTCCGATACAAAAGAGAATGTACAAACGTCTCCTGAGCCCGCAAGCGTACCTGTTGCACCTGAACAAACTCAAAAGGAAGAAGAGCCGGCTGCACAACCTGAACCCGTTCCGGAAATTTCCGATCTCTTTTCTGAAATCAAACCTCAGAAGGTTGCTAAAGAAGATAATAAGCGTCAAGAGCAGCTTAATAAAATTGAAAATGAAATTTTAACAAAAAGAGAGACTCCCCGATATTCGGAAAAAGTATCCAATGTCCAGTTAGCTAAACCTTCAATAAAAATGGTTGTTCCAGGCGGATCGAGCGGGCCGCTTGTTAACGAATACCATGCTAAGATTCAAGGGCTGGTTTATACCTATTTCCATCCTCCCTCAGGAACGGCCGGAGAAGTAGCACGTGTAAGGATGAATATCAGTGCATCAGGCAAGTTAACGGGATATAAAGTGCTTCGTTATTCAGGAAATATTTCGTTTAACGGCGAAGTCGATTGGCTGAAAGATAGACTGAGTGCCATCCGTTTTCCGGAACATCCTGAGGGAAAAGATACGGTTTTAGAATTCATTTTGACGGCTAAGGAGTAA
- the tolB gene encoding Tol-Pal system protein TolB, producing the protein MKIILIFLTLVQFSWGADATLEVVKGVGGLSPLAIEDSSLQTSDLSRKFTQMLAADMNVVSLFTVDQSYASVPFNSLSPSPQHQDAQYLIRYRLVDDGAGGMRADVKMLQNGNEFFAKSYILKQSEMAVFLSHAIAYDINAKLGGSPIDWIKRKVVFVRLTSPKRSEIVVSDYTLSYQKVVMSGGMYGFAKWANSEQSEVYYTSLLDFKPTIYKLSLQSGKKDKIVSSDGMAVCSDVSEDSKRLLLTLAPNGQPDIYLFDLTSGAKTQITNYSGIDVNGQFMGDGSIAFVSNRLGYPNIFSTRMNSTAVSQLVYHGKNNSSLSSYKNFLVYKARENSATFAGNSFNLHLLSLNSGNVQRLTASGENDFPKFSYDGEAILYIKQEGARSSVGVIRFGVNKSFVFPLKIGRIQSIDW; encoded by the coding sequence TTGAAAATCATTCTAATTTTTCTAACATTAGTACAGTTTTCCTGGGGCGCAGACGCAACATTGGAAGTGGTAAAAGGGGTTGGGGGATTATCACCGTTGGCAATCGAAGATTCATCGTTGCAAACCAGTGATTTAAGCCGCAAATTTACCCAAATGCTAGCGGCGGATATGAATGTCGTCTCTTTATTTACCGTAGATCAAAGCTACGCATCTGTGCCGTTTAATTCGTTATCACCATCTCCACAGCATCAGGATGCTCAGTACCTGATTCGATATCGTCTGGTGGATGACGGAGCAGGCGGAATGCGTGCGGATGTAAAGATGCTTCAAAACGGAAATGAATTCTTTGCCAAAAGCTATATTTTAAAGCAGAGTGAAATGGCCGTTTTTCTATCGCACGCAATCGCGTATGATATTAATGCTAAATTGGGTGGCTCACCGATTGACTGGATTAAGCGCAAAGTCGTTTTCGTCCGATTGACGAGTCCGAAACGTTCTGAAATCGTAGTTTCTGATTATACGCTCTCGTATCAGAAAGTCGTTATGAGCGGAGGGATGTACGGGTTTGCAAAGTGGGCTAATAGTGAACAAAGCGAGGTTTATTACACCTCATTGTTAGATTTTAAACCGACAATTTATAAGTTAAGCCTCCAAAGCGGGAAAAAAGATAAGATCGTCAGTTCAGACGGCATGGCGGTATGTTCGGATGTCAGTGAGGATTCTAAGCGTCTGTTACTCACCCTTGCTCCCAACGGGCAACCCGATATTTATCTTTTTGATTTGACATCGGGGGCTAAAACACAAATCACCAATTATTCAGGGATCGACGTCAACGGACAGTTTATGGGGGACGGCTCGATTGCCTTCGTTTCAAATCGGCTAGGCTATCCGAATATATTCTCGACTCGGATGAACAGTACGGCGGTATCACAATTGGTATATCACGGCAAAAATAACTCTTCATTGAGTTCGTACAAGAATTTTTTGGTTTATAAGGCGCGTGAAAACAGCGCTACGTTTGCAGGAAACTCATTTAATTTGCATCTTTTATCACTGAATAGCGGGAATGTACAACGCTTAACCGCAAGCGGGGAGAACGATTTTCCGAAGTTTTCATATGACGGCGAAGCGATTTTGTATATTAAACAAGAGGGAGCCCGAAGTTCTGTCGGCGTCATCCGTTTCGGGGTCAATAAAAGCTTTGTTTTTCCGTTAAAAATCGGACGAATTCAATCAATTGATTGGTAG
- a CDS encoding OmpA family protein: MMKKVAFLSATVAMLVLSGCSSKEPAIDASANANASAGTKANGSDANSVISPVSNANVTDANGANGANGSDGGLVSILFDYDKFDIRADMQDAMAKNALLVKGKTIKLEGNCDEFGSDEYNFALGLKRANSVKAALVNSGISADSIAMSSLGESNPVCLEKSKDCWQKNRRVDFKLP, encoded by the coding sequence ATGATGAAGAAAGTTGCTTTTTTAAGCGCAACAGTAGCAATGCTCGTTTTGAGCGGATGTAGTTCAAAAGAGCCTGCAATCGATGCATCTGCAAATGCGAACGCATCTGCAGGTACAAAAGCAAACGGTTCTGATGCAAACTCAGTTATTTCACCGGTTAGCAATGCTAACGTTACAGATGCTAATGGCGCAAACGGTGCAAACGGTTCTGATGGCGGGTTGGTCAGCATTTTGTTCGACTATGACAAATTTGACATTCGTGCAGATATGCAAGATGCGATGGCAAAAAACGCGTTGTTGGTTAAAGGCAAAACAATCAAACTCGAAGGTAACTGTGACGAATTCGGAAGTGATGAGTACAACTTCGCGCTTGGACTAAAACGTGCAAATTCTGTTAAAGCAGCATTGGTAAACAGCGGCATCAGCGCTGATTCTATTGCTATGTCAAGTCTTGGAGAAAGCAATCCGGTATGTTTGGAAAAAAGCAAAGATTGCTGGCAAAAAAATCGTCGTGTAGATTTCAAACTTCCATAA
- a CDS encoding tetratricopeptide repeat protein — MRLLVIIPFLLTITASATEPSVFGAGDLNSPNPYGLTHEEKLILENKKELQSVIQKNNMQNAKVETVTERLDGMQGILEGLGQRSNEQSIILQKLQDKLSVESNGSVSLDDLSKQVNANTENIAQFKALLEELSHAVDEINMNYVSKEQFAVLIKQLKVSVPERPAASSAKMSNADIEKEANKLFSQKKYDDAQSYFEQMIQKKYKVSDAYFMIGETQFERKKYKEAVLSYKESASRNEKALYMPTLLLHSGISMEKTGDTATAKAFYQATISKFGGSGASKEAQERLSKLK; from the coding sequence ATGCGTCTGTTAGTCATTATTCCCTTTTTACTAACAATTACTGCATCCGCAACGGAACCCTCCGTTTTCGGTGCGGGTGATCTGAACTCCCCTAATCCTTACGGTCTTACCCACGAAGAAAAACTAATTTTAGAAAATAAAAAAGAGCTTCAATCCGTTATTCAAAAAAACAATATGCAAAATGCAAAAGTTGAGACGGTTACCGAACGTTTAGACGGGATGCAGGGGATTCTTGAAGGACTCGGACAACGATCTAACGAACAAAGTATAATCTTACAAAAGCTTCAAGACAAACTTTCGGTTGAAAGTAACGGAAGTGTCAGTTTGGATGATCTCAGTAAACAAGTGAACGCCAATACAGAAAATATCGCCCAGTTTAAAGCACTTCTCGAAGAGCTTTCCCATGCGGTAGATGAAATCAATATGAATTATGTCTCGAAAGAGCAATTTGCGGTGTTGATAAAACAGCTTAAAGTCAGTGTGCCTGAGCGTCCGGCAGCGTCTTCTGCAAAAATGTCCAATGCCGATATTGAAAAAGAGGCAAATAAGCTTTTTTCTCAAAAAAAATACGATGATGCTCAAAGCTATTTTGAACAAATGATTCAAAAAAAGTATAAAGTCTCTGATGCATATTTTATGATCGGCGAGACACAGTTTGAACGTAAAAAATATAAAGAAGCCGTCTTAAGTTACAAGGAGTCGGCATCTCGCAACGAGAAAGCGCTCTATATGCCTACGTTGTTACTTCATTCGGGTATTTCGATGGAAAAAACGGGAGATACGGCTACGGCTAAAGCTTTTTATCAAGCGACAATTTCCAAATTCGGCGGGAGCGGTGCTTCAAAAGAGGCACAAGAACGTCTGTCTAAGTTAAAATAA
- a CDS encoding FKBP-type peptidyl-prolyl cis-trans isomerase — translation MAIENNQIVSIEYEVRDGGVVVDSNVGGHPLTFMFGKGQIIPGLEAGIAHMNMGDKGDVLVKAHDAYGDYNEEAQQELPREQFAGIDLNVGMTLYGQGEDGGTVQVVVKEIKDDAVIIDFNHPLAGKDLMFTVTISNVRDASAEEAMTGIPAENKVDNSGCCGSGGNHGCGCH, via the coding sequence ATGGCAATTGAAAATAATCAAATTGTATCGATCGAGTATGAAGTACGTGACGGCGGAGTTGTCGTGGACAGCAATGTCGGCGGACACCCGTTGACATTTATGTTTGGAAAAGGTCAAATTATCCCAGGTCTTGAAGCTGGAATCGCACACATGAATATGGGTGATAAAGGCGACGTATTGGTTAAAGCGCACGATGCATACGGTGATTACAACGAAGAAGCGCAGCAAGAACTTCCTCGTGAACAATTTGCAGGGATCGATTTGAATGTCGGTATGACATTGTACGGACAAGGCGAAGACGGCGGAACCGTTCAAGTTGTGGTAAAAGAAATTAAAGACGATGCGGTCATTATCGATTTCAATCACCCTCTTGCAGGAAAAGATTTGATGTTCACCGTTACTATTTCTAATGTACGTGATGCATCGGCAGAAGAAGCGATGACCGGAATTCCGGCGGAAAACAAAGTGGATAATAGCGGATGTTGTGGAAGTGGCGGTAATCACGGCTGTGGATGTCACTAA
- a CDS encoding helix-turn-helix domain-containing protein, giving the protein MEVAVITAVDVTNFLTASNASIEAFKTANLLKGLGVNAIIFGERGTGKLTLARYILPHAPIIDAGHFDELLDALESHSDVIIHRLDNVANLKRLIETIQKTRTRVIATGGGRYSQDQLDEIFTIRLALPPLSERQEDVAVLVEAFVKEASHTLGKSEPFDYEGFIPDLSENAISLRRQVYMHYLFDSINENDLMEIMEHYLEEKLGSNNDYRAFLHLYEVPLIRAGIKRFKSQLQLAERLGLNRNTLRKKIADHGEYQLEIKEH; this is encoded by the coding sequence GTGGAAGTGGCGGTAATCACGGCTGTGGATGTCACTAATTTTTTAACTGCATCGAACGCTTCTATTGAAGCGTTTAAAACCGCTAACCTACTAAAAGGATTAGGGGTTAACGCTATCATTTTCGGAGAACGGGGGACGGGTAAACTTACCCTTGCCCGTTATATACTTCCCCATGCACCCATCATTGATGCCGGTCATTTTGATGAACTTCTTGATGCATTGGAGTCGCATAGTGATGTCATTATTCATCGACTGGATAATGTCGCTAATCTAAAACGTCTTATAGAGACGATCCAAAAAACACGTACACGTGTCATAGCAACCGGCGGAGGCCGTTATTCTCAAGATCAGTTGGATGAGATTTTTACGATTCGTCTTGCATTACCGCCATTGAGTGAGCGGCAGGAAGATGTTGCCGTATTGGTAGAAGCTTTTGTCAAAGAAGCAAGCCATACCCTAGGAAAATCTGAGCCATTTGATTATGAGGGGTTTATTCCTGACTTGAGTGAAAACGCTATTTCTCTACGGCGTCAAGTTTACATGCATTATTTGTTTGACAGCATTAATGAAAATGATTTGATGGAGATTATGGAACACTATTTGGAAGAAAAACTCGGAAGCAACAATGACTATAGGGCGTTTTTGCATCTGTACGAAGTTCCCCTTATCCGTGCGGGTATCAAACGGTTTAAGTCCCAATTACAGTTGGCTGAGCGGCTTGGATTGAACCGCAATACGTTACGGAAAAAAATTGCCGATCATGGCGAATACCAATTAGAAATCAAGGAGCATTAA
- the fabD gene encoding ACP S-malonyltransferase: MSKKIAMIFPGQGSQSIGMGKSFYENSALAREMFEKTGERIGVDFAKLLFEENDQLDKTEYTQPAILLVSMIAYKLFQESRPSDAVMFLGHSLGEFSALCASGAINYVDAVELVHKRGKLMSQACESINAGMMAILGLDDAVVEELCAKANSEGKQVWPANYNQAGQLVVAGIKEDLQSMESVFKEAGAKRALLLNMSIASHCPLLSSAMEPLGEAMEAMVNDSFSAPIVSNVTTEKYATKSEALKLLKVQLIQPVKYKQSIEAVAGEIDMMIEFGNGAVLKGLNKRNAPDVETLGISDMESLSKVCEALS, from the coding sequence ATGTCAAAAAAAATCGCGATGATTTTCCCTGGTCAGGGAAGCCAGAGCATCGGTATGGGTAAATCGTTTTATGAAAACAGCGCGCTCGCTCGTGAAATGTTTGAAAAAACGGGCGAGCGTATCGGAGTTGATTTTGCAAAACTTTTGTTTGAGGAAAACGATCAACTCGATAAAACCGAATACACCCAACCCGCGATTTTATTGGTATCGATGATCGCCTATAAATTGTTTCAAGAATCCCGACCGAGTGATGCCGTAATGTTTTTGGGCCACTCTTTGGGCGAATTTAGTGCTCTATGCGCCAGCGGTGCGATCAACTATGTCGATGCGGTTGAATTGGTGCATAAACGTGGAAAGCTTATGTCTCAGGCATGTGAGAGCATTAATGCGGGGATGATGGCTATTTTGGGTCTTGATGACGCAGTGGTCGAAGAACTTTGCGCAAAAGCAAATAGCGAGGGCAAGCAGGTGTGGCCTGCCAATTATAACCAAGCGGGTCAGCTTGTTGTTGCCGGCATTAAAGAAGATCTTCAATCGATGGAGAGCGTATTCAAAGAAGCGGGTGCGAAGAGGGCATTATTGCTGAACATGTCAATCGCCAGCCACTGTCCGCTCCTCTCAAGTGCTATGGAGCCGCTGGGCGAAGCGATGGAAGCAATGGTGAATGACAGTTTCAGCGCTCCGATCGTATCGAACGTAACGACTGAAAAGTATGCGACGAAATCCGAGGCATTGAAACTGCTTAAAGTTCAGTTGATTCAGCCCGTTAAATACAAGCAATCGATCGAAGCGGTTGCCGGCGAGATCGATATGATGATCGAATTCGGTAACGGTGCGGTTTTAAAAGGGCTGAATAAACGCAATGCCCCGGATGTCGAGACATTGGGCATTTCGGATATGGAATCGCTTAGCAAGGTTTGTGAAGCACTCTCATGA
- a CDS encoding nitrilase-related carbon-nitrogen hydrolase produces the protein MKVALIQSAPKLSRSNLADVLALVESNKSADVVVFPELALSGYLLQDKLYEDAWKIDELDDLKKASEACDIVIGAALWDEGHVYNSALYFSQGQLLHIHHKNHLPTYGMFEEGRYFSAGNEIISFQTPHGNAVMVICEDVWRAETMAEIAASDAEVVYVLAASPARDFTEEGISIESQWDALLKSTALLSHNYVVFVNRVGFEDGLGFWGGSRVISPMGKIEQRLSLFECEEKICSLDGRLKKLGRYLVKNR, from the coding sequence ATGAAAGTAGCTTTGATTCAATCTGCACCGAAACTCAGCCGATCGAATCTCGCTGACGTTCTCGCCTTGGTTGAATCAAACAAAAGTGCGGATGTCGTTGTTTTCCCCGAACTTGCTCTCAGCGGCTATCTTCTTCAAGATAAACTCTATGAAGATGCGTGGAAAATTGACGAGTTGGATGATCTTAAAAAGGCAAGTGAAGCATGTGATATCGTCATCGGTGCGGCACTGTGGGATGAGGGGCATGTTTATAACTCCGCCCTTTACTTTTCACAAGGCCAATTGCTTCACATTCACCATAAAAATCATCTTCCGACTTATGGGATGTTCGAAGAGGGGCGCTATTTTAGCGCAGGCAATGAGATCATATCCTTTCAAACTCCTCACGGAAATGCCGTAATGGTCATATGCGAAGATGTATGGCGAGCAGAGACGATGGCCGAGATTGCTGCATCGGATGCAGAGGTTGTTTACGTATTGGCCGCTTCTCCGGCACGTGATTTTACGGAGGAGGGGATCAGCATTGAATCCCAATGGGATGCGTTGTTGAAATCTACCGCACTTTTGAGCCATAATTATGTTGTTTTCGTTAATCGTGTCGGATTTGAAGACGGGCTAGGTTTTTGGGGCGGAAGCCGTGTCATCTCTCCGATGGGAAAAATAGAGCAGCGTTTATCACTTTTTGAATGTGAAGAAAAAATATGTTCTCTCGACGGACGGTTGAAAAAACTGGGTCGATATTTAGTAAAAAACAGATAA
- a CDS encoding 5'-methylthioadenosine/adenosylhomocysteine nucleosidase — MKIAIMGAMREEIEPILAALGNYTIEKYAGNIYYHAEYAGHELIIAYSKIGKVFSAITATIMLERYGAKALLFSGVAGGISKDLKIGDLIMASALCQHDVDITAFGHPEGFIPESFVMIESDEDMRSLASEIAVDMGVDLYEGIIATGDQFVASSERKEWIEKTFNADALEMEGTSVACVCQNFGVPFFILRAISDAADGDAGMDFDTFLKSSAQVSAKFILEMVKRIGD; from the coding sequence ATGAAAATTGCCATTATGGGTGCAATGCGCGAAGAAATAGAACCGATTTTAGCCGCATTGGGTAATTACACCATTGAGAAATATGCGGGAAATATATACTATCATGCTGAATATGCAGGTCATGAGCTTATTATCGCCTATTCTAAAATAGGGAAAGTTTTTTCAGCGATTACCGCTACGATCATGTTGGAACGCTACGGTGCGAAAGCGCTTTTATTTAGCGGTGTCGCCGGAGGGATCAGCAAAGATTTGAAAATCGGCGATTTGATTATGGCAAGTGCTTTGTGTCAGCATGATGTCGATATCACCGCTTTCGGGCATCCTGAGGGCTTTATTCCCGAGAGCTTCGTTATGATCGAATCGGATGAGGATATGCGCTCTCTTGCTTCTGAAATCGCTGTTGATATGGGGGTTGATCTTTATGAAGGGATTATTGCAACGGGAGATCAATTCGTCGCATCAAGCGAGCGAAAAGAATGGATAGAGAAGACGTTTAATGCCGATGCTTTGGAAATGGAAGGGACAAGCGTAGCGTGCGTCTGTCAAAATTTCGGTGTTCCGTTTTTTATTCTCCGTGCGATCAGCGATGCGGCTGACGGTGATGCCGGAATGGATTTTGATACGTTCCTCAAAAGCTCGGCACAGGTAAGTGCCAAATTTATTTTAGAGATGGTAAAACGCATTGGCGATTAA